A stretch of Cupriavidus necator DNA encodes these proteins:
- a CDS encoding adenylosuccinate synthase yields the protein MSASAVGQGRNVVVIGTQWGDEGKGKIVDWLTDQAQGVVRFQGGHNAGHTLIIGGKKTILRLIPSGIMRDGTVCYIGNGVVLSPEALFREIEELEGAGLQVQSRLRISEAATLILPYHVAIDKAREARRGAAKIGTTGRGIGPAYEDKVARRALRVQDLFDPQQFAERLRENLDYHNFMLTQYLGAEAVDFQQTLDEALAYAPRLAPMVADVSAELYAVNAAGGNLMFEGAQGTLLDVDHGTYPFVTSSNCVAGAAAAGAGVGPGRLNYILGITKAYCTRVGAGPFPSELYDNDNPSRQDPVGVRLANVGKEFGSVTGRPRRTGWLDAAALKRSVQINGVSGLCMTKLDVLDGLETIKLCVGYELDGKTVDILPRGSDAVARCVPVYEEFPGWNESTFGVKTWDALPEQARVYLKRVEEVVGIPIDMISTGPDRDETILLRHPYKA from the coding sequence ATGTCCGCATCCGCAGTAGGCCAGGGACGCAATGTCGTCGTGATCGGCACCCAATGGGGTGACGAAGGCAAAGGAAAAATCGTCGATTGGCTTACCGACCAGGCACAGGGTGTGGTGCGGTTCCAGGGTGGCCACAACGCTGGCCACACGCTGATCATCGGTGGCAAGAAGACCATTCTCCGCCTGATCCCGTCCGGGATCATGCGCGACGGCACGGTCTGCTACATCGGCAACGGTGTGGTGCTGTCGCCCGAAGCTTTGTTCCGTGAAATCGAAGAGCTCGAAGGCGCAGGCCTGCAGGTGCAGAGCCGCCTGCGCATTTCCGAGGCTGCCACGCTGATCCTGCCGTACCACGTTGCCATCGACAAGGCGCGCGAAGCGCGCCGTGGCGCCGCCAAGATCGGCACCACCGGCCGTGGCATTGGCCCGGCCTATGAAGACAAGGTGGCCCGCCGCGCGCTGCGCGTGCAGGACCTGTTCGATCCGCAGCAGTTCGCCGAGCGCCTGCGCGAGAACCTGGACTACCACAACTTCATGCTGACCCAGTACCTGGGCGCCGAAGCCGTGGACTTCCAGCAGACCCTGGACGAAGCGCTGGCCTACGCGCCGCGCCTGGCGCCGATGGTGGCCGACGTGTCGGCCGAGCTGTACGCGGTCAATGCCGCCGGCGGCAACCTGATGTTCGAAGGCGCGCAAGGCACGCTGCTGGACGTGGACCACGGCACCTATCCGTTCGTGACCTCGAGCAACTGCGTGGCCGGTGCTGCCGCGGCGGGCGCCGGCGTCGGCCCGGGCCGCCTGAACTACATCCTGGGCATCACCAAGGCCTACTGCACGCGCGTGGGCGCGGGCCCGTTCCCGAGCGAGCTGTACGACAACGACAACCCGTCGCGCCAGGACCCGGTCGGCGTGCGCCTGGCCAACGTCGGCAAGGAATTCGGTTCGGTCACCGGCCGTCCGCGCCGCACCGGCTGGCTGGATGCCGCCGCGCTCAAGCGCTCGGTGCAGATCAACGGCGTGTCGGGCCTGTGCATGACCAAGCTGGACGTGCTCGATGGCCTGGAAACCATCAAGCTGTGCGTGGGCTACGAGCTCGACGGCAAGACCGTCGACATCCTGCCGCGCGGCTCTGATGCCGTGGCTCGCTGCGTGCCGGTCTACGAGGAATTCCCCGGCTGGAACGAGTCGACCTTCGGCGTGAAGACGTGGGACGCGCTGCCCGAGCAGGCCCGCGTCTACCTGAAGCGCGTGGAAGAAGTGGTCGGCATTCCGATCGACATGATCTCGACCGGCCCGGACCGCGACGAGACCATCCTGCTGCGTCATCCGTACAAGGCCTGA
- a CDS encoding phosphoribosyltransferase translates to MNLPTNDDENLWVSWDEYHRLIARLSLNVHESGWKFDKILCLARGGLRVGDQMSRIFDVPLAILATSSYREAAGTQQGNLDIAQYITMTRGELTGRVLLVDDLVDSGITLERVGRHLKERYPAVTEVRSAVLWYKACSKVEPDYHVTFLPSNPWIHQPFEEYDTLRPHNLAAWLKRGKRASQDDGAQA, encoded by the coding sequence ATGAACCTGCCAACGAACGATGACGAGAACCTGTGGGTCTCCTGGGACGAATACCATCGCCTGATCGCACGCCTGTCGCTGAACGTGCATGAGTCGGGCTGGAAGTTCGACAAGATCCTGTGCCTGGCGCGCGGCGGGCTGCGCGTGGGCGACCAGATGTCGCGCATCTTCGACGTGCCGCTGGCCATCCTGGCCACCAGCAGCTACCGCGAGGCCGCGGGCACGCAGCAGGGCAACCTGGACATCGCTCAGTACATCACCATGACCCGCGGCGAACTGACGGGCAGGGTGCTGCTGGTCGACGACCTGGTGGATTCGGGCATCACGCTGGAACGTGTGGGCCGCCACCTGAAGGAACGCTATCCGGCCGTGACCGAGGTGCGTTCGGCCGTGCTGTGGTACAAGGCGTGCTCGAAGGTCGAGCCGGACTACCACGTGACCTTCCTGCCGTCGAACCCGTGGATCCACCAGCCGTTCGAAGAGTACGACACGCTGCGCCCGCACAACCTGGCCGCCTGGCTCAAGCGCGGCAAGCGCGCCAGCCAGGACGACGGCGCGCAGGCCTGA
- a CDS encoding NAD(P)-dependent oxidoreductase, with amino-acid sequence MKIAIIGATGRVGTRLTDEALRRGHQVTAIARQASKLPARDGVTTADVDGADGAALAAALAGNDVVISSARFAQLNAQQVTSAVRQAGVPRLLVVGGAGSLHVAPGVQLVDTPNFPDAYKPEALAGRDFLNALRGEQQIDWTFLSPSALFEPGERTGKFRVGEENLLSDAAGKSWISMEDYAIAMLDEIEKPAHSRQRFTVGY; translated from the coding sequence ATGAAGATCGCAATCATCGGCGCCACCGGCCGTGTTGGCACGCGCCTGACCGACGAAGCCCTGCGCCGCGGCCACCAGGTGACCGCCATTGCGCGCCAGGCCAGCAAACTGCCCGCACGCGACGGCGTGACCACCGCGGACGTGGACGGCGCCGACGGCGCCGCACTGGCTGCCGCCCTGGCCGGCAACGACGTGGTCATCAGCAGCGCGCGCTTTGCGCAGCTGAACGCGCAGCAGGTGACCTCGGCCGTGCGCCAGGCCGGCGTGCCGCGCCTGCTGGTGGTGGGTGGCGCCGGCAGCCTCCATGTCGCGCCGGGGGTGCAATTGGTCGACACCCCGAACTTCCCCGATGCCTACAAGCCCGAAGCCCTCGCAGGCCGCGACTTCCTCAACGCGCTGCGCGGCGAACAACAGATCGACTGGACCTTCCTGTCGCCGTCGGCACTGTTCGAGCCGGGCGAGCGTACCGGAAAGTTCCGCGTTGGCGAGGAAAACCTGCTGAGCGACGCAGCAGGCAAGAGCTGGATCTCGATGGAAGACTATGCCATCGCGATGCTCGATGAGATCGAAAAGCCGGCGCATTCGCGCCAGCGTTTCACGGTCGGCTATTAA
- a CDS encoding Rrf2 family transcriptional regulator: MSTSSRFAVAVHILTLLASSAEPVPSSLIAASVGTNPALIRRLVGQLAEAGLVATTMGSTGGATLARPAASITLLDVFRVVETTALITLHQSAPNPACPVGREITGALRKVADRAQAAMDDTLAGATIASMLADVEGNSQRRKR, encoded by the coding sequence TTGAGCACAAGCAGCCGGTTCGCCGTGGCAGTCCACATCCTTACCCTGCTCGCCAGTTCGGCCGAGCCGGTGCCCTCGTCGCTGATCGCCGCCAGCGTGGGCACCAACCCGGCGCTGATCCGGCGGCTGGTCGGTCAACTGGCTGAAGCCGGGCTGGTGGCGACCACCATGGGCAGCACCGGCGGCGCCACGCTGGCGCGCCCGGCTGCGTCAATCACGCTGCTCGACGTGTTCCGCGTGGTGGAAACCACCGCGCTGATCACGCTGCACCAGAGCGCGCCCAACCCGGCCTGCCCGGTCGGGCGCGAGATCACCGGTGCGCTGCGCAAGGTCGCGGACCGTGCGCAGGCGGCCATGGACGATACCCTTGCCGGCGCCACCATCGCCAGCATGCTCGCCGATGTCGAAGGCAACAGCCAGCGCCGCAAGCGCTGA
- the rnr gene encoding ribonuclease R, giving the protein MNQNNYPIPSREEILGVLRTSGSPQSAGDIAKALSVTRKEHDGFQKRLAAMERDGQIELNRKGRYELAHQPNFVTGRVQGHRDGFGFLIRDDGEDDIFLPERELQKAMHNDRAQVRVVGYDRRGRPEGQIVEIIERANRFVIGRLLSEGGVLVVAPEDKRISQDILIPPKAQGKARVGQVVSVELIEFPDRYVQPVGRVVEVLGEIDDPGMEIEIAVRKYGVPHAFSPAAAQEASALPDEVRQADLDHRIDLRDIPLVTIDGEDARDFDDAVYCEPVKIGRAKGWRLIVAIADVSHYVRPGTPLDADALDRATSVYFPRRVIPMLPEKLSNGLCSLNPHVDRLCMVCDAVITAKGELKGYQFYPAVMHSTARLTYNEVWSVLSNTKGPEAHKRGELVPHLQNLYELFQVLLKARRARGAIDFDTTETYIVCNAQGKIEQILPRTRNDAHRLIEECMLTANVCAADFLERFKHPALYRIHAGPSEEKLKNLRDFLRTAGLSLGGGDKPQASDYAEVMDKIKSRPDAPMLQTMLLRSMQQAVYSPDNIGHFGLSYEAYAHFTSPIRRYPDLLVHRAIKAVLAHTKYQPAFAHGTELNTAISPKARRLQAKDAEQKAELTAARARRNEAIWDELGLHCSANERRADEASRDVEAWLKCYFMRDKLGSDYAGTVSAVTSFGIFVQLDELYVEGLVHVTELGSDYFQYDEARNELRGERTGIRYRLTDRVRVQVSRVDLDARKIDFRLVQEPSAKTLRARAGGTETQPRVPAAHAVPARKKGRQLAALLGGSSKPEESFDETLDRVIEEQPVFEAVITPLRPHVKTGGKPAKRAAKPKPAHLEKPHKPASKSHQAKPAGKTPAKSPRTPRKR; this is encoded by the coding sequence TTGAATCAGAACAACTATCCGATCCCCAGCCGGGAAGAAATCCTGGGCGTGCTGAGAACGTCGGGATCCCCCCAGTCGGCCGGCGATATTGCCAAGGCCCTCTCCGTCACGCGCAAAGAGCATGACGGTTTCCAGAAGCGCCTGGCGGCCATGGAGCGCGACGGCCAGATCGAGCTGAACCGCAAGGGCCGCTATGAGCTTGCCCATCAGCCGAACTTCGTCACCGGCCGGGTGCAAGGTCACCGCGACGGCTTCGGCTTCCTGATCCGCGACGACGGCGAAGACGACATCTTCCTGCCCGAGCGCGAGCTGCAGAAGGCCATGCACAACGACCGCGCGCAGGTGCGCGTGGTGGGCTACGACCGGCGCGGGCGCCCTGAAGGGCAGATCGTCGAGATCATCGAGCGCGCCAACCGTTTTGTCATCGGCCGTCTGCTCAGTGAAGGCGGCGTGCTGGTGGTGGCGCCTGAAGACAAGCGCATCAGCCAGGACATCCTGATCCCGCCCAAGGCGCAGGGCAAGGCACGGGTGGGGCAGGTGGTCAGCGTCGAGCTGATCGAATTCCCCGACCGCTACGTGCAGCCGGTGGGCCGCGTGGTGGAGGTGCTGGGCGAAATCGACGATCCCGGCATGGAGATCGAGATCGCCGTGCGCAAGTACGGCGTGCCACATGCGTTCTCGCCGGCCGCTGCCCAGGAAGCCTCCGCGCTGCCCGACGAGGTGCGCCAGGCCGACCTGGACCACCGCATCGACCTGCGCGACATCCCGCTGGTGACCATCGACGGCGAAGACGCACGCGACTTCGACGATGCGGTCTATTGCGAGCCGGTCAAGATCGGCCGCGCCAAGGGCTGGCGCCTGATCGTGGCGATCGCCGACGTGTCGCACTATGTGCGCCCCGGCACCCCGCTGGATGCGGATGCGCTGGACCGGGCCACTTCGGTCTACTTCCCGCGCCGCGTGATCCCGATGCTGCCGGAGAAGCTGTCCAACGGGCTGTGCTCGCTCAATCCGCACGTGGACCGGCTGTGCATGGTGTGCGATGCCGTGATCACCGCCAAGGGCGAGCTCAAGGGCTACCAGTTCTACCCGGCCGTGATGCATTCGACCGCGCGCCTGACCTACAACGAGGTCTGGTCGGTGCTGTCCAACACCAAGGGCCCCGAGGCGCACAAGCGCGGCGAGCTGGTGCCGCACCTGCAGAACCTGTATGAGTTGTTCCAGGTCCTGCTCAAGGCACGGCGCGCGCGCGGCGCGATCGACTTCGACACCACCGAGACCTATATCGTCTGCAACGCGCAGGGCAAGATCGAGCAGATCCTGCCGCGCACGCGCAACGATGCGCACCGGCTGATCGAGGAGTGCATGCTGACCGCCAACGTCTGCGCGGCCGACTTCCTCGAACGCTTCAAGCACCCGGCGCTGTACCGCATCCACGCGGGCCCCAGCGAAGAGAAGCTGAAGAACCTGCGCGACTTCCTGCGCACCGCCGGCCTGTCGCTGGGCGGCGGCGACAAGCCGCAGGCATCGGACTACGCCGAGGTGATGGACAAGATCAAGTCCCGTCCCGACGCGCCGATGCTGCAGACCATGCTGCTGCGCTCGATGCAGCAGGCGGTGTACAGCCCGGACAATATCGGCCACTTCGGCCTGTCGTACGAGGCCTACGCGCACTTCACCAGCCCGATCCGCCGCTACCCCGACCTGCTGGTGCACCGCGCGATCAAGGCGGTGCTGGCACATACCAAGTACCAGCCGGCGTTTGCGCACGGGACCGAGCTGAATACCGCGATCTCGCCCAAGGCGCGCCGGCTGCAGGCCAAGGACGCCGAGCAGAAGGCAGAACTGACCGCGGCGCGCGCCAGGCGCAACGAGGCCATCTGGGACGAGCTTGGCCTGCACTGCTCGGCCAATGAGCGCCGCGCGGACGAGGCTTCGCGCGATGTCGAGGCCTGGCTCAAGTGCTACTTCATGCGCGACAAGCTGGGCAGCGACTACGCCGGCACCGTCAGCGCCGTGACCTCGTTCGGCATCTTCGTGCAGCTCGACGAGCTGTACGTGGAAGGCCTGGTCCACGTGACCGAGCTGGGCAGCGACTACTTCCAGTACGACGAGGCCCGCAACGAACTGCGCGGCGAGCGCACCGGCATCCGCTACCGCCTGACCGACCGCGTGCGCGTGCAGGTATCGCGCGTGGACCTGGATGCGCGCAAGATCGACTTCCGCCTGGTGCAGGAGCCGTCGGCGAAAACCCTGCGCGCCCGCGCGGGGGGCACCGAGACCCAGCCGCGCGTGCCCGCCGCCCATGCGGTGCCAGCACGCAAGAAGGGCCGCCAGCTGGCGGCGCTGCTGGGCGGCTCGTCCAAGCCGGAAGAGTCGTTCGACGAGACGCTGGACCGCGTGATCGAGGAGCAGCCGGTGTTCGAGGCCGTGATCACGCCGCTCAGGCCGCACGTGAAGACCGGCGGCAAGCCGGCCAAGCGCGCGGCCAAGCCCAAGCCCGCGCACCTGGAGAAGCCGCACAAGCCGGCCTCCAAGTCGCACCAGGCCAAGCCCGCGGGCAAGACGCCGGCCAAGAGCCCGCGCACCCCGCGCAAGCGCTGA
- the rlmB gene encoding 23S rRNA (guanosine(2251)-2'-O)-methyltransferase RlmB, whose protein sequence is MAKNKLLIGFHAVTARLRQDAKGVTDVYIESARRDRRMQDFVRLAESLGVRLHPVDAERLRGMAGTDRHQGVVARAEDVALALNLDELLDGIEGTPLLLVLDGVTDPHNLGACLRVADGAGAHAVIAPKDRSVGLNATVAKVASGAAETVPYITVTNLARTLRELQERGIWVIGTADGTEKSLYDIDFKGPTAIVMGAEGEGMRRLTRETCDELVGIPMAGGVESLNVSVASGVCLYEAVRQRRLPR, encoded by the coding sequence ATGGCTAAAAACAAACTCCTGATCGGCTTTCACGCCGTCACCGCACGCCTGCGCCAAGATGCCAAGGGCGTGACCGATGTCTATATCGAATCCGCGCGCCGCGACCGGCGCATGCAGGACTTCGTGCGCCTGGCCGAAAGCCTGGGCGTGCGCCTGCATCCGGTCGATGCCGAGCGCCTGCGCGGCATGGCCGGCACCGACCGCCACCAGGGCGTGGTGGCACGTGCCGAAGACGTGGCACTGGCGCTGAACCTGGATGAACTGCTCGACGGCATCGAAGGCACGCCGCTGCTGCTGGTGCTGGACGGCGTCACCGACCCCCACAACCTGGGTGCCTGCCTGCGCGTGGCCGACGGCGCCGGCGCGCATGCCGTGATCGCCCCCAAGGACCGCAGCGTCGGCCTCAATGCCACCGTGGCCAAGGTCGCCAGCGGCGCCGCCGAGACCGTGCCCTATATCACCGTCACCAACCTGGCCCGCACCCTGCGTGAGCTGCAGGAACGCGGCATCTGGGTCATCGGCACCGCCGACGGCACCGAAAAATCGCTGTATGACATCGACTTCAAGGGGCCGACCGCGATCGTGATGGGCGCCGAGGGCGAGGGCATGCGCCGCCTGACGCGCGAGACCTGCGACGAGCTGGTCGGCATCCCGATGGCGGGCGGTGTGGAAAGCCTGAACGTCTCGGTCGCCAGCGGCGTATGCCTGTACGAAGCCGTGCGCCAGCGGCGCCTGCCGCGATAA
- a CDS encoding SIR2 family NAD-dependent protein deacylase — protein MAADYGLLDMPGLEEARRLIAAAGNIFVLTGAGISAESGVPTFRDAMTGLWQQFDPEELASEDAYRRQPALVWEWYLHRRELVAAVHPNPAHHALVALAAQRPFTLVTQNVDGLHQRAGSAGVIELHGNLFANKWLDGCGRCNEATALPGMPPRCNLCGALMRPGVVWFGEDLPRVARYRAEHAAQHCDLCLVVGTSGLVYPAAGLPGLAREHGAPVIVVNPQPSALDQTADIVLSAAAGACLPLLWPPQPAPSAG, from the coding sequence ATGGCCGCTGATTACGGTCTCCTTGACATGCCGGGGCTTGAGGAAGCACGCCGGCTGATCGCGGCCGCCGGCAATATCTTCGTGCTGACCGGCGCCGGCATTTCCGCCGAATCCGGCGTGCCGACCTTCCGCGACGCGATGACCGGGCTGTGGCAGCAGTTCGACCCGGAAGAGCTGGCCAGCGAGGACGCCTACCGCCGCCAGCCGGCGCTGGTCTGGGAGTGGTACCTGCATCGGCGCGAGCTGGTCGCAGCCGTGCATCCCAACCCGGCGCACCATGCGCTGGTCGCGCTGGCTGCGCAGAGACCTTTCACGCTGGTCACGCAGAACGTGGACGGCCTGCACCAGCGCGCCGGCAGCGCGGGCGTGATCGAACTGCATGGCAACCTGTTCGCCAACAAATGGCTGGACGGGTGCGGACGCTGCAACGAGGCGACCGCGCTGCCCGGCATGCCGCCGCGCTGCAACCTGTGCGGCGCGCTGATGCGTCCGGGCGTGGTGTGGTTCGGCGAGGACCTGCCGCGCGTGGCGCGCTACCGCGCCGAGCATGCGGCGCAGCACTGCGACCTGTGCCTGGTGGTCGGCACCTCGGGGCTGGTCTATCCGGCGGCGGGGCTGCCGGGCCTGGCGCGCGAGCATGGCGCGCCGGTGATCGTGGTCAATCCGCAGCCGTCGGCGCTGGACCAGACCGCGGATATCGTGCTGTCCGCCGCGGCGGGGGCATGTCTGCCATTGCTGTGGCCGCCGCAGCCGGCGCCCTCGGCCGGCTGA
- the tal gene encoding transaldolase: MNQLEQLRQFTTVVADTGDFQLMKQYTPQDATTNPSLILKAVQKPEYRHLLEKAVQDHHGNGGVDAVMDEVLIAFGCEILAIVPGRVSTEVDARLSFDTEASVAKARHLIQLYEQRGIARERVLIKIASTWEGIRAAEILQRDGIRCNMTLLFSLVQAVACAEAGAQLISPFVGRIFDWYKKQAGEQWDAAANGGDNDPGVRSVRQIYDYYKKFGYPTEVMGASFRSTTQILSLAGCDLLTISPELLEQLAAGQGPVAHKLSVDQAQAANIARIAADEPAFRWQLNEDAMATEKLAEGIRLFAADAVKLEKLIGEIAK, encoded by the coding sequence ATGAACCAGCTCGAACAACTCAGGCAGTTCACCACGGTAGTGGCCGATACCGGCGACTTCCAGCTGATGAAGCAGTACACCCCGCAGGACGCGACCACCAATCCGTCGCTGATCCTGAAGGCCGTGCAAAAGCCCGAATACCGGCACCTGCTGGAGAAGGCGGTACAGGACCACCACGGCAACGGCGGCGTCGATGCGGTGATGGACGAAGTGCTGATCGCCTTCGGCTGCGAGATCCTGGCGATCGTGCCAGGCCGCGTCTCGACCGAAGTCGATGCGCGCCTGTCCTTCGACACCGAGGCCAGCGTGGCCAAGGCGCGCCACCTGATCCAGCTGTATGAGCAGCGCGGCATTGCGCGCGAACGCGTGCTGATCAAGATTGCCTCCACCTGGGAAGGCATCCGCGCAGCCGAGATCCTGCAGCGCGACGGCATCCGCTGCAACATGACGCTGCTGTTCTCGCTGGTGCAGGCGGTGGCGTGCGCCGAGGCCGGCGCGCAGCTGATCTCGCCCTTCGTCGGCCGCATCTTCGACTGGTACAAGAAGCAGGCCGGCGAGCAATGGGACGCGGCCGCCAATGGCGGCGACAACGACCCCGGCGTGCGCTCGGTGCGCCAGATCTACGACTACTACAAGAAGTTCGGCTACCCGACCGAGGTGATGGGCGCCAGCTTCCGCAGCACCACGCAGATCCTGTCGCTGGCCGGCTGCGACCTGCTCACCATCAGCCCCGAGCTGCTCGAGCAGCTCGCGGCCGGCCAGGGCCCGGTGGCGCACAAGCTGTCGGTGGACCAGGCCCAGGCCGCCAATATCGCCCGCATCGCGGCCGACGAGCCGGCCTTCCGCTGGCAGTTGAATGAGGATGCGATGGCGACCGAGAAGCTGGCCGAAGGCATCCGCCTGTTTGCGGCGGATGCGGTCAAGCTGGAGAAGCTGATCGGCGAGATTGCGAAGTAA
- the rpiA gene encoding ribose-5-phosphate isomerase RpiA, whose translation MTQDELKALVAQAAADYVKQEVPEGAVLGVGTGSTANLFIDAVAAFKERFAGAVSSSEASTRRLQQHGFKVLDLNEVDEIPVYVDGADEIDASGAMIKGGGGALTREKIVASVAKRFVCIADGSKLVQTMGTFPLPVEVIPMARAAVARKLQALGGQPRLRMTKEGGIYKTDNGNVILDVAGLKIDDPRGLEQAVNQVPGVVTVGLFALRGADVLLLGTGDGVQRTDY comes from the coding sequence ATGACTCAGGATGAACTCAAGGCGCTGGTCGCGCAAGCTGCCGCCGACTACGTGAAGCAGGAAGTGCCCGAAGGGGCAGTGCTCGGGGTGGGCACTGGCTCCACTGCCAATCTCTTCATTGACGCCGTGGCGGCATTCAAGGAGCGCTTCGCCGGTGCGGTGTCGAGCTCCGAGGCCTCCACGCGCCGCCTGCAGCAGCACGGCTTCAAGGTGCTGGACCTGAACGAAGTCGACGAGATCCCGGTGTATGTCGACGGCGCCGACGAGATCGACGCCAGCGGCGCCATGATCAAGGGCGGCGGCGGGGCGCTCACGCGCGAGAAGATCGTGGCTTCGGTCGCGAAGCGCTTTGTCTGCATCGCCGACGGCAGCAAGCTGGTCCAGACCATGGGCACCTTCCCGCTGCCGGTCGAGGTGATTCCGATGGCACGTGCAGCGGTGGCGCGCAAGCTGCAGGCCCTGGGTGGCCAGCCGCGTCTGCGCATGACCAAGGAAGGCGGCATCTACAAGACCGACAACGGCAATGTGATCCTGGACGTGGCCGGCCTGAAGATCGACGATCCGCGCGGCCTGGAACAGGCCGTCAACCAGGTGCCGGGCGTGGTCACGGTGGGCCTGTTCGCGTTGCGCGGCGCGGATGTGTTGCTGCTGGGCACCGGCGACGGCGTGCAGCGCACTGACTACTGA
- a CDS encoding oxidative damage protection protein, whose translation MARMVQCIKLNKEAEGLDFPPLPGELGKKIWQSVSKEAWAGWLKHQTMLINENRLNMADARARQYLLKQTEKYFFGEGADQAQGYVPPQS comes from the coding sequence ATGGCCCGCATGGTCCAATGCATCAAGCTGAACAAGGAAGCCGAAGGCCTCGACTTCCCGCCGCTGCCCGGCGAACTGGGCAAGAAGATCTGGCAAAGCGTGTCGAAGGAAGCCTGGGCTGGCTGGCTCAAGCACCAGACCATGCTGATCAACGAAAACCGCCTGAACATGGCCGATGCGCGCGCGCGCCAGTACCTGCTCAAGCAGACCGAGAAGTACTTCTTCGGCGAGGGCGCCGACCAGGCGCAGGGCTACGTGCCGCCGCAGTCCTGA
- the argA gene encoding amino-acid N-acetyltransferase, whose product MNARTDAPQTAPASSPAAPVPAQPPAAEFPAPAPTSPVPAAPAPTAAEPERSGPDHQQFVDWLRMVAPYIHAFRGKTFVIAFAGELVKSGVLNALVNDVALLHAMGMQIVLVHGSRPQVEEQLALRHVESQFVDGVRVTDNAALECAKEAAGELRLDIEAAFSQGLPNTPMAGAQLSVISGNFVTARPVGIVNGTDYQHTGLVRKIDAESVRMSLSHGKVVLLSPLGFSPTGQAFNLSMEDVASATATALKADKLIFITEVPGVPDPVGKMMQEMSLRTAVERLQNNHLPPDVANYLQHLVKALKGGVPRAHLIPYSLDGAVLLELFLHDGVGTMLSDTDLESLREATLDDVGGIVQLIAPLEQDGTLVPRGRHLIERDISNFSVIEHDGVLFGCAALYDYPRENMGEMACLTVSQEAQGTGDGERLLKRIERRARALGLEKLFVLTTRTEHWFLKRGFVHANVDDLPEDKRKLYNWQRKSMVLMKKL is encoded by the coding sequence ATGAACGCCAGAACCGACGCGCCGCAGACGGCGCCTGCCTCCTCACCCGCCGCCCCCGTGCCGGCGCAGCCGCCCGCGGCTGAATTCCCCGCGCCTGCCCCGACCTCCCCCGTGCCCGCCGCCCCGGCGCCCACGGCGGCCGAGCCCGAGCGCAGCGGCCCCGACCACCAGCAGTTCGTCGACTGGCTGCGCATGGTGGCGCCGTATATCCATGCCTTCCGCGGCAAGACCTTTGTGATCGCCTTCGCCGGAGAACTGGTCAAGTCGGGCGTGCTCAATGCGCTGGTCAACGACGTCGCGCTGCTGCACGCCATGGGCATGCAGATCGTGCTGGTGCACGGCTCGCGCCCGCAGGTGGAAGAACAGCTGGCGCTGCGCCATGTCGAGTCACAGTTCGTCGATGGCGTGCGCGTCACCGACAACGCCGCGCTCGAATGCGCCAAGGAAGCCGCCGGCGAACTGCGCCTGGACATCGAGGCCGCCTTCAGCCAGGGCCTGCCCAATACGCCGATGGCCGGCGCCCAGCTGTCGGTGATCTCCGGCAACTTCGTGACTGCCCGCCCGGTCGGCATCGTCAACGGCACCGACTACCAGCACACCGGCCTGGTGCGCAAGATCGACGCCGAGTCCGTGCGCATGTCGCTGTCGCACGGCAAGGTGGTGCTGCTGTCGCCGCTGGGCTTCTCGCCCACCGGCCAGGCCTTCAACCTGTCGATGGAAGACGTGGCCAGCGCCACCGCCACGGCGCTCAAGGCCGACAAGCTGATCTTCATCACCGAGGTGCCGGGCGTGCCCGATCCGGTCGGCAAGATGATGCAGGAAATGTCCCTGCGCACCGCCGTGGAGCGCCTGCAAAACAACCATCTGCCGCCGGACGTGGCCAACTACCTGCAGCACCTGGTCAAGGCGCTCAAGGGCGGTGTGCCGCGTGCGCACCTGATCCCCTATTCGCTCGACGGTGCGGTGCTGCTGGAACTGTTCCTGCACGACGGCGTCGGCACCATGCTGTCCGACACCGACCTGGAAAGCCTGCGCGAAGCCACGCTCGACGACGTCGGCGGCATCGTCCAGCTGATCGCCCCGCTGGAGCAGGATGGCACGCTGGTGCCGCGCGGACGCCACCTGATCGAGCGCGATATCTCCAACTTCTCGGTGATCGAGCACGACGGCGTGCTGTTCGGCTGCGCGGCGCTCTACGACTACCCGCGCGAGAACATGGGCGAGATGGCCTGCCTGACGGTATCGCAGGAAGCCCAGGGCACCGGCGACGGCGAGCGCCTGCTCAAGCGCATCGAGCGCCGCGCCCGCGCGCTCGGCCTGGAGAAGCTGTTCGTGCTCACCACCCGGACCGAACACTGGTTCCTGAAGCGCGGTTTCGTCCACGCCAACGTCGACGACCTGCCCGAGGACAAGCGCAAGCTCTACAACTGGCAGCGCAAGTCCATGGTGCTGATGAAAAAGCTCTGA